One region of Oryza glaberrima chromosome 7, OglaRS2, whole genome shotgun sequence genomic DNA includes:
- the LOC127780027 gene encoding squalene synthase 1-like isoform X2 has protein sequence MGVVGALLGPEAEALVRLRAAAWRLRREVAAATDDDEHWAFAYSMLHRVSRSFAIVIQQLGPDLRNAVCVFYLVLRALDTVEDDTSIPTEIKVPILQEFHRHIYNRDWHFSCGTKDCKILMDKFHYVLTAFLELGSGYQEAIEEITRRMGAGMAKFICKEKVNITRDYLEDINEIPKSRMFWPREIWSKYVDKLEDLKYENNSVKAVKCLNEMVTNGLIHTEDCLRYMSALKDITILRFCAIPQVMALATYALCYNNVNVFRGVVKLRRGLTARIINETNSMADVYTAFYEFSSLLAEKIDDNDPNASLTRKRVNAIKETCKSSGLLKIRGYDLDRPKRNPAMIMMLLLLLVAIFLGALYRR, from the exons atggGGGTGGTGGGGGCGTTGCTGGgaccggaggcggaggcgctggtgaggctgcgggcggcggcgtggcggctgcggagggaggtcgccgccgccaccgacgacgacgagcactgGGCCTTCGCCTACTCCATGCTGCACCGCGTCTCCCGCAGCTTCGCCATCGTCATCCAGCAGCTCGGCCCCGACCTCCGCAATGCC GTGTGCGTCTTCTACCTCGTGCTTCGGGCGCTCGACACCGTCG AAGATGATACTAGCATCCCTACTGAGATTAAGGTGCCCATCCTTCAGGAATTCCACCGTCATATCTATAACCGGGATTGGCATTTCTCAT GTGGAACAAAGGACTGCAAGATTCTGATGGATAAATTCCACTATGTTTTGACAGCTTTCTTGGAGCTTGGTTCAGG ATACCAAGAGGCAATTGAAGAAATTACCAGGAGAATGGGTGCAGGAATGGCAAAGTTTATATGCAAGGAG AAAGTCAATATTACTCGGGATTACCTGGAGGACATAAATGAGATACCAAAATCACGCATGTTCTGGCCACGAGAAATATGGAGTAAATATGTTGACAAACTTGAG GATCTCAAATACGAAAATAATTCAGTGAAGGCAGTAAAATGCTTGAATGAGATGGTGACTAATGGTTTAATACATACTGAAGATTGCCTTCGGTATATGTCTGCTCTAAAGGATATTACTATTCTCCGTTTTTGTGCAATACCCCAG GTAATGGCACTTGCAACCTATGCTCTGTGCTATAACAATGTGAATGTATTTCGAGGAGTTGTGAAGTTGAGGCGTG GGCTGACTGCACGAATAATCAATGAAACAAATTCTATGGCTGATGTGTACACTGCTTTCTATGAATTCTCTTCACTGCTTGCAGAAAAG ATTGATGATAATGATCCAAATGCGTCGCTTACACGGAAACGTGTGAATGCAATAAAGGAGACCTGCAAATCATCCGGTTTGCTGAAGATAAG GGGATATGACTTGGATAGGCCAAAAAGGAACCCTGCTATG ATCATGATGCTACTGCTGCTCTTGGTAGCTATTTTCTTGGGAGCTCTGTATAGGAGGTGA
- the LOC127780027 gene encoding squalene synthase 8-like isoform X1: protein MGVVGALLGPEAEALVRLRAAAWRLRREVAAATDDDEHWAFAYSMLHRVSRSFAIVIQQLGPDLRNAVCVFYLVLRALDTVEDDTSIPTEIKVPILQEFHRHIYNRDWHFSCGTKDCKILMDKFHYVLTAFLELGSGYQEAIEEITRRMGAGMAKFICKEVETVDDYDEYCHYVAGLVGIGLSRLFHAAGLEDLAPEPLSNSMGLFLQKVNITRDYLEDINEIPKSRMFWPREIWSKYVDKLEDLKYENNSVKAVKCLNEMVTNGLIHTEDCLRYMSALKDITILRFCAIPQVMALATYALCYNNVNVFRGVVKLRRGLTARIINETNSMADVYTAFYEFSSLLAEKIDDNDPNASLTRKRVNAIKETCKSSGLLKIRGYDLDRPKRNPAMIMMLLLLLVAIFLGALYRR, encoded by the exons atggGGGTGGTGGGGGCGTTGCTGGgaccggaggcggaggcgctggtgaggctgcgggcggcggcgtggcggctgcggagggaggtcgccgccgccaccgacgacgacgagcactgGGCCTTCGCCTACTCCATGCTGCACCGCGTCTCCCGCAGCTTCGCCATCGTCATCCAGCAGCTCGGCCCCGACCTCCGCAATGCC GTGTGCGTCTTCTACCTCGTGCTTCGGGCGCTCGACACCGTCG AAGATGATACTAGCATCCCTACTGAGATTAAGGTGCCCATCCTTCAGGAATTCCACCGTCATATCTATAACCGGGATTGGCATTTCTCAT GTGGAACAAAGGACTGCAAGATTCTGATGGATAAATTCCACTATGTTTTGACAGCTTTCTTGGAGCTTGGTTCAGG ATACCAAGAGGCAATTGAAGAAATTACCAGGAGAATGGGTGCAGGAATGGCAAAGTTTATATGCAAGGAG GTTGAAACTGTTGATGATTATGATGAGTACTGTCACTATGTGGCAGGGCTAGTCGGCATTGGACTTTCAAGGCTCTTTCATGCTGCTGGGTTAGAAGATCTTGCTCCCGAACCGCTTTCTAATTCAATGGGTTTATTTTTGCAG AAAGTCAATATTACTCGGGATTACCTGGAGGACATAAATGAGATACCAAAATCACGCATGTTCTGGCCACGAGAAATATGGAGTAAATATGTTGACAAACTTGAG GATCTCAAATACGAAAATAATTCAGTGAAGGCAGTAAAATGCTTGAATGAGATGGTGACTAATGGTTTAATACATACTGAAGATTGCCTTCGGTATATGTCTGCTCTAAAGGATATTACTATTCTCCGTTTTTGTGCAATACCCCAG GTAATGGCACTTGCAACCTATGCTCTGTGCTATAACAATGTGAATGTATTTCGAGGAGTTGTGAAGTTGAGGCGTG GGCTGACTGCACGAATAATCAATGAAACAAATTCTATGGCTGATGTGTACACTGCTTTCTATGAATTCTCTTCACTGCTTGCAGAAAAG ATTGATGATAATGATCCAAATGCGTCGCTTACACGGAAACGTGTGAATGCAATAAAGGAGACCTGCAAATCATCCGGTTTGCTGAAGATAAG GGGATATGACTTGGATAGGCCAAAAAGGAACCCTGCTATG ATCATGATGCTACTGCTGCTCTTGGTAGCTATTTTCTTGGGAGCTCTGTATAGGAGGTGA
- the LOC127780027 gene encoding squalene synthase 1-like isoform X3, protein MPCASSTSCFGRSTPSFCSDWSAEDDTSIPTEIKVPILQEFHRHIYNRDWHFSCGTKDCKILMDKFHYVLTAFLELGSGYQEAIEEITRRMGAGMAKFICKEVETVDDYDEYCHYVAGLVGIGLSRLFHAAGLEDLAPEPLSNSMGLFLQKVNITRDYLEDINEIPKSRMFWPREIWSKYVDKLEDLKYENNSVKAVKCLNEMVTNGLIHTEDCLRYMSALKDITILRFCAIPQVMALATYALCYNNVNVFRGVVKLRRGLTARIINETNSMADVYTAFYEFSSLLAEKIDDNDPNASLTRKRVNAIKETCKSSGLLKIRGYDLDRPKRNPAMIMMLLLLLVAIFLGALYRR, encoded by the exons ATGCC GTGTGCGTCTTCTACCTCGTGCTTCGGGCGCTCGACACCGTCG TTCTGTTCTGATTGGAGTGCAGAAGATGATACTAGCATCCCTACTGAGATTAAGGTGCCCATCCTTCAGGAATTCCACCGTCATATCTATAACCGGGATTGGCATTTCTCAT GTGGAACAAAGGACTGCAAGATTCTGATGGATAAATTCCACTATGTTTTGACAGCTTTCTTGGAGCTTGGTTCAGG ATACCAAGAGGCAATTGAAGAAATTACCAGGAGAATGGGTGCAGGAATGGCAAAGTTTATATGCAAGGAG GTTGAAACTGTTGATGATTATGATGAGTACTGTCACTATGTGGCAGGGCTAGTCGGCATTGGACTTTCAAGGCTCTTTCATGCTGCTGGGTTAGAAGATCTTGCTCCCGAACCGCTTTCTAATTCAATGGGTTTATTTTTGCAG AAAGTCAATATTACTCGGGATTACCTGGAGGACATAAATGAGATACCAAAATCACGCATGTTCTGGCCACGAGAAATATGGAGTAAATATGTTGACAAACTTGAG GATCTCAAATACGAAAATAATTCAGTGAAGGCAGTAAAATGCTTGAATGAGATGGTGACTAATGGTTTAATACATACTGAAGATTGCCTTCGGTATATGTCTGCTCTAAAGGATATTACTATTCTCCGTTTTTGTGCAATACCCCAG GTAATGGCACTTGCAACCTATGCTCTGTGCTATAACAATGTGAATGTATTTCGAGGAGTTGTGAAGTTGAGGCGTG GGCTGACTGCACGAATAATCAATGAAACAAATTCTATGGCTGATGTGTACACTGCTTTCTATGAATTCTCTTCACTGCTTGCAGAAAAG ATTGATGATAATGATCCAAATGCGTCGCTTACACGGAAACGTGTGAATGCAATAAAGGAGACCTGCAAATCATCCGGTTTGCTGAAGATAAG GGGATATGACTTGGATAGGCCAAAAAGGAACCCTGCTATG ATCATGATGCTACTGCTGCTCTTGGTAGCTATTTTCTTGGGAGCTCTGTATAGGAGGTGA
- the LOC127780028 gene encoding uncharacterized protein LOC127780028 — translation METGRRSISKMQRSSVSFRRQGSSGRTLDDPLKALDLKQGPSPTAASAAAVVSPLAPSTTRGAASLSSPLSSPRSLSSPRSFRRHDNGSGGGGGDAAGGIPESPESEVEPSPAMVAVAVAVEPPAVTADDDGGGSVGEERSTPRRRRISSAFCACVGHPPESHTQQ, via the coding sequence ATGGAAACCGGTCGTCGGTCGATATCGAAGATGCAGAGGTCGTCGGTGTCGTTCCGGCGGCAGGGCTCGTCGGGGCGCACCTTGGATGACCCGCTCAAGGCGCTCGACCTCAAGCAGGGCCCCTCGCCAACggcggcgtccgccgccgccgtcgtctcgccgctggcgccgtcgacgacgcgAGGCGCcgcgtcgttgtcgtcgccatTGTCCTCACCACGCTCATTGTCCTCACCACGCTCATTCCGTCGCCACGacaacggcagcggcggcggaggaggagacgccgcCGGAGGTATCCCGGAGAGCCCGGAATCGGAGGTGGAGCCCTCCCCAGCAATGGTGGCGGTGGCTGTGGCGGTGGAGCCACCAGCTGtcacggccgacgacgacggtggtggtaGCGTCGGTGAGGAGAGAAGCAcaccgcggcggaggaggatctcgTCGGCGTTTTGCGCGTGCGTGGGGCACCCGCCAGAGTCCCATACGCAGCAGTAG
- the LOC127778768 gene encoding uncharacterized protein LOC127778768, translating to MEPNIVRAYGCSGNLAAAAAPPEYRCVTRLRHRRLLTFLWLHGFRSTFEAMAEETKVLVSLPRLERLITSSMWDDAIGYICRFLPPSSGSTGQRRRRGSHLSEEAQTLLLFLHMHKSFADVVAGNKAGAAWSDKHRRLYAQSSGLSPYSHAARIRRSILSFVLSDRTRESLDWGRVREQVAQIVRSLLHSTPELVGFVDLPGGMVKPHNVLPIGFGFRSKRHVRQQSHPQASTIAKLYLEMKRCLPSSGQPQGLSLEGLSNKARSWMADILDLSLRAGCKRSEHHQGYPLQSSEKKGSLVAAITQTMFSTITTDTENSGIASATKTGVPASTVLQTLIGTMISPGKKSGISSVTNAGTDMHSSQEDCHTENYCQGFTPRKHPREELEPEEDISPKRQQTTVKFGEASLSLIGVAEAEGKARLVELSM from the exons ATGGAGCCCAACATCGTCCGCGCCTACGGCTGCTCCGgtaacctcgccgccgccgccgccccgccggagTACCGCTGCGTCacgcgcctccgccaccgccgcctcctcaccttCCTCTGGCTCCACGGCTTCCGATCCACCTTCGAAGC GATGGCGGAGGAGACGAAGGTGCTAGTGTCGTTGCCGCGCCTGGAGCGCCTCATCACCAGCAGCATGTGGGACGACGCCATCGGCTACATCTGCCGCTTCCTGCCGCCGTCCTCCGGCTCCaccggccagcgccgccgccgcgggtcgCATCTCAGCGAGGAGGCCCAgaccctcctcctcttcctccacatGCACAAGTCCTTCGCTGACGTCGTCGCCGGCAACAAGGCCGGCGCTGCCTGGTCCGACAAGCACCGCCGCCTCTATGCCCAATCTAGCGGCCTCTCCCCCTACAGCCACGCCGCCAGAATCCGCCGCTCCATCCTCTCCTTCGTCTTGTCGGACCGTACCAG GGAGTCCTTGGACTGGGGGCGCGTTAGAGAGCAAGTAGCGCAGATCGTCCGAAGCTTGCTTCATAGTACTCCAGAGCTCGTCGGATTTGTGGACTTGCCGGGAGGCATGGTGAAGCCGCATAACGTGCTTCCCATTGGCTTCGG TTTCCGATCCAAGCGTCACGTGAGACAGCAAAGCCACCCCCAAGCATCAACTATTGCCAAGCTCTATCTTGAGATGAAGAGATG TCTGCCTTCTTCAGGCCAGCCTCAGGGGTTAAGTCTGG AAGGACTGTCAAATAAGGCGAGGAGCTGGATGGCGGATATCCTTG ATTTAAGCTTACGTGCTGGCTGCAAGCGTTCAGAACACCATCAAGGGTATCCACTCCAATCAAGTGAGAAGAAAG GTTCTCTCGTTGCTGCAATCACACAGACTATGTTTAGCACCATAACAACTGATACTGAAAATTCTGGAATTGCTTCAGCGACAAAAACTG GTGTTCCTGCCAGTACAGTCTTGCAAACTTTGATTGGCACCATGATAAGTCCTGGAAAAAAATCTGGGATCTCATCAGTGACAAATGCAG GCACTGATATGCATTCGAGTCAAGAAGATTGCCATACTGAGAATTATTGCCAGGGTTTCACTCCAAGAAAACATCCAAGGGAAGAACTAGAACCTGAGGAAGATATTAGCCCTAAAAGGCAACAAACAACTGTGAAGTTTGGTGAAGCAAGTCTG TCATTGATTGGTGTTGCTGAAGCTGAGGGTAAAGCTCGCTTAGTGGAACTCTCCATGTGA